The following proteins come from a genomic window of Diorhabda carinulata isolate Delta chromosome X, icDioCari1.1, whole genome shotgun sequence:
- the LOC130901954 gene encoding angiotensin-converting enzyme isoform X1, whose translation MCDISAPKQRILIIFILIFYSAIAQVNLPPAFIPNSNNPQYRDNNFPNLYKPNDGRSFSGTTSYPPISSTPLPPYDEFSYNVNDPRNDYNQNFGQRPSDLSPNFVPKINNVSPNQFGRNEQRSFDDNFNTRNRVEGDIRGILQALDVQASQMCTNNVAAQWNFETNINQATQLEAINAQQIYSEFQHGVWELLNKVENVHKLDPQTYRQIRYYSVIGPSALPPEELDRYNRLINDMLAVYNTASICGYNDHFHCGLRLQPDLSKIMAKNRNWDELQYVWTEWRRNSGQKMKDTYEQMVKLSNQAAKLNNFTDTADYWSFPFESPALMLDLEDAWNEVKPLYELLLTYVRRRLREYYGPEKINRQAPLPAHILGNMWGQSWSNIFDITQPYPGQHFLDVTPEMIKQGYTPTDLFRLSEDFFVSMNMSVLPLDFWQGSVLQEPLDRIVLCQPSAWDFCNRRDFRIKMCTNVNMKDLITAHHEMAHIYYFILYKNQPKVFRDGANPAFHEAIGEAIGLSVGTPKHLQALGLVQKSIDRIAVDINFLYSMALDKVAFLPFAFVMDKWRYDVFKGDIQKEEYNCHWWLLSERYQGIKPPVLRSEIDFDPGSKYHVPANIPYLRYFASTILQFQIYRSLCIAAGQYSPNDPTRPLHECDIYRSKEAGRILTQIMEKGSSQPWRDVLFQTIGESRLDGRALREYFQPLEDWLRNENLRTGEFVGWLYDGDYCKQSIETAGLQVYGGFYNDSSQLRSTLTLWYFIYYSLLFSVYFFNL comes from the exons atgtgtGACATAAGTGCTCCTAAACAACGAATTCTAATcatttttatcttgattttttatTCAGCTATAGCACAAGTCAATTTACCACCAGCTTTTATTCCCAATTCTAATAATCCACAATATAGGGACAACAATTTTCCTAATTTATACAAACCAAACGACGGTAGAAGTTTTTCCGGTACTACTTCTTACCCCCCGATTAGTTCTACTCCTTTACCTCCCTACGACGAATTTTCTTACAACGTTAATGACCCTAGGAAtgattataatcaaaatttcggACAGAGACCCAGCGATTTATCACCAAATTTCGTTCCTAAAATAAATAACGTAAGTCCTAATCAATTTGGACGAAATGAGCAACGATCTTTCGACGATAATTTCAATACTAGAAATAGAGTCGAGGGAGATATACGTGGAATTTTACAAGCTCTAGACGTACAAGCGTCTCAAATGTGTACCAATAACGTAGCGGCTCAATGGAATTTCGAAACTAATATCAATCAAGCCACGCAATTGGAAgct atCAATGCTCAACAGATCTATTCAGAATTCCAGCACGGAGTTTGGGaattgttgaataaagttgAAAACGTACATAAGTTGGATCCTCAAACTTACAGGCAAATACGGTATTATTCAGTCATAGGTCCTTCCGCATTGCCTCCGGAAGAATTAGATAGG TATAACAGATTAATAAATGACATGTTGGCAGTATATAATACTGCTTCGATATGCGGTTACAATGATCATTTCCATTGCGGGTTGAGGTTACAACCtgatttatcgaaaattatggCGAAAAATCGGAATTGGGACGAATTGCAATACGTATGGACGGAATGGAGGAGAAATTCCGGGCAAAAAATGAAAGATACATACGAGCAGATGGTGAAATTGTCGAACCAAGCCGCAAAATTGAACA atTTTACGGATACCGCCGATTACTGGAGTTTCCCGTTCGAATCGCCAGCTCTAATGCTAGATTTGGAAGACGCGTGGAACGAAGTCAAACCTCTCTATGAGCTTCTTTTGACTTACGTCAGAAGACGATTAAGGGAATATTACGGTCCGGAAAAGATAAATAGACAAGCGCCTTTACCGGCACATATTTTGGGTAATATGTGGGGACAATCTTGGAGTAACATATTCGATATAACTCAACCTTACCCCGGTCAACATTTTTTGGACGTGACGCCGGAGATGATCAAGCAG GGCTACACTCCAACGGATCTATTCAGACTGTCGGAAGATTTCTTCGTATCGATGAACATGAGCGTACTTCCATTGGATTTCTGGCAGGGATCGGTACTTCAAGAACCGTTGGATAGGATCGTTCTGTGTCAACCATCTGCTTGGGATTTCTGCAACCGTCGAGATTTTAG GATTAAAATGTGCACCAACGTCAATATGAAGGATCTCATAACGGCGCATCACGAAATGGcgcatatttattatttcattttgtacaAGAATCAACCGAAAGTGTTCAGGGACGGCGCCAATCCAG CGTTCCATGAAGCGATTGGTGAAGCGATAGGTCTGTCAGTAGGGACCCCGAAACATCTTCAAGCTTTAGGATTGGTTCAAAAATCCATAGATCGCATTGCCGTcgatataaatttcttatattcgaTGGCTTTGGATAAAGTCGCGTTTTTACCGTTTGCGTTCGTCATGGATAAATGGAGGTACGACGTTTTCAAAGGCGATATACAAAAAGAAGAATACAACTGTCATTGGTGGCTTTTAAG tgAGAGATACCAAGGCATCAAACCACCGGTACTAAGGTCAGAGATCGACTTCGATCCCGGATCAAAGTACCACGTTCCTGCTAATATTCCATATTTGAG ATATTTCGCAAGtacaattttacaatttcaAATCTATCGTTCATTATGCATCGCCGCAGGCCAATACTCGCCTAATGACCCGACCAGACCGTTGCATGAATGCGATATTTATAGGAGCAAAGAAGCCGGCAGAATACTGAC ACAAATTATGGAAAAAGGTTCTTCTCAACCATGGAGAGATGTTTTATTTCAAACGATTGGAGAAAGTCGATTAGATGGTAGAGCTTTGAGGGAATATTTTCAACCATTAGAAGATTGGCttcgaaatgaaaatttacgaACAG GAGAATTTGTCGGTTGGCTTTATGATGGAGATTATTGTAAACAAAGCATAGAAACTGCTGGACTTCAAGTTTATGGTGGTTTTTACAACGATTCTTCGCAATTAAGGTCTACTTTAACGTTatggtattttatttattattcacttttattttcggtatatttttttaatttgtga
- the LOC130901954 gene encoding angiotensin-converting enzyme isoform X2, which translates to MTISHTGPFHVCALDFFNLKNISQSVLNNRISLFSQIFINAQQIYSEFQHGVWELLNKVENVHKLDPQTYRQIRYYSVIGPSALPPEELDRYNRLINDMLAVYNTASICGYNDHFHCGLRLQPDLSKIMAKNRNWDELQYVWTEWRRNSGQKMKDTYEQMVKLSNQAAKLNNFTDTADYWSFPFESPALMLDLEDAWNEVKPLYELLLTYVRRRLREYYGPEKINRQAPLPAHILGNMWGQSWSNIFDITQPYPGQHFLDVTPEMIKQGYTPTDLFRLSEDFFVSMNMSVLPLDFWQGSVLQEPLDRIVLCQPSAWDFCNRRDFRIKMCTNVNMKDLITAHHEMAHIYYFILYKNQPKVFRDGANPAFHEAIGEAIGLSVGTPKHLQALGLVQKSIDRIAVDINFLYSMALDKVAFLPFAFVMDKWRYDVFKGDIQKEEYNCHWWLLSERYQGIKPPVLRSEIDFDPGSKYHVPANIPYLRYFASTILQFQIYRSLCIAAGQYSPNDPTRPLHECDIYRSKEAGRILTQIMEKGSSQPWRDVLFQTIGESRLDGRALREYFQPLEDWLRNENLRTGEFVGWLYDGDYCKQSIETAGLQVYGGFYNDSSQLRSTLTLWYFIYYSLLFSVYFFNL; encoded by the exons ATGACCATTTCTCATACAGGGCCATTTCATGTGTGTGCCCTTGACTTTTTTAaccttaaaaatatttctcaatcgGTCCTAAACAATAGGATATCTTTATTTTCACAGATATTT atCAATGCTCAACAGATCTATTCAGAATTCCAGCACGGAGTTTGGGaattgttgaataaagttgAAAACGTACATAAGTTGGATCCTCAAACTTACAGGCAAATACGGTATTATTCAGTCATAGGTCCTTCCGCATTGCCTCCGGAAGAATTAGATAGG TATAACAGATTAATAAATGACATGTTGGCAGTATATAATACTGCTTCGATATGCGGTTACAATGATCATTTCCATTGCGGGTTGAGGTTACAACCtgatttatcgaaaattatggCGAAAAATCGGAATTGGGACGAATTGCAATACGTATGGACGGAATGGAGGAGAAATTCCGGGCAAAAAATGAAAGATACATACGAGCAGATGGTGAAATTGTCGAACCAAGCCGCAAAATTGAACA atTTTACGGATACCGCCGATTACTGGAGTTTCCCGTTCGAATCGCCAGCTCTAATGCTAGATTTGGAAGACGCGTGGAACGAAGTCAAACCTCTCTATGAGCTTCTTTTGACTTACGTCAGAAGACGATTAAGGGAATATTACGGTCCGGAAAAGATAAATAGACAAGCGCCTTTACCGGCACATATTTTGGGTAATATGTGGGGACAATCTTGGAGTAACATATTCGATATAACTCAACCTTACCCCGGTCAACATTTTTTGGACGTGACGCCGGAGATGATCAAGCAG GGCTACACTCCAACGGATCTATTCAGACTGTCGGAAGATTTCTTCGTATCGATGAACATGAGCGTACTTCCATTGGATTTCTGGCAGGGATCGGTACTTCAAGAACCGTTGGATAGGATCGTTCTGTGTCAACCATCTGCTTGGGATTTCTGCAACCGTCGAGATTTTAG GATTAAAATGTGCACCAACGTCAATATGAAGGATCTCATAACGGCGCATCACGAAATGGcgcatatttattatttcattttgtacaAGAATCAACCGAAAGTGTTCAGGGACGGCGCCAATCCAG CGTTCCATGAAGCGATTGGTGAAGCGATAGGTCTGTCAGTAGGGACCCCGAAACATCTTCAAGCTTTAGGATTGGTTCAAAAATCCATAGATCGCATTGCCGTcgatataaatttcttatattcgaTGGCTTTGGATAAAGTCGCGTTTTTACCGTTTGCGTTCGTCATGGATAAATGGAGGTACGACGTTTTCAAAGGCGATATACAAAAAGAAGAATACAACTGTCATTGGTGGCTTTTAAG tgAGAGATACCAAGGCATCAAACCACCGGTACTAAGGTCAGAGATCGACTTCGATCCCGGATCAAAGTACCACGTTCCTGCTAATATTCCATATTTGAG ATATTTCGCAAGtacaattttacaatttcaAATCTATCGTTCATTATGCATCGCCGCAGGCCAATACTCGCCTAATGACCCGACCAGACCGTTGCATGAATGCGATATTTATAGGAGCAAAGAAGCCGGCAGAATACTGAC ACAAATTATGGAAAAAGGTTCTTCTCAACCATGGAGAGATGTTTTATTTCAAACGATTGGAGAAAGTCGATTAGATGGTAGAGCTTTGAGGGAATATTTTCAACCATTAGAAGATTGGCttcgaaatgaaaatttacgaACAG GAGAATTTGTCGGTTGGCTTTATGATGGAGATTATTGTAAACAAAGCATAGAAACTGCTGGACTTCAAGTTTATGGTGGTTTTTACAACGATTCTTCGCAATTAAGGTCTACTTTAACGTTatggtattttatttattattcacttttattttcggtatatttttttaatttgtga
- the LOC130901957 gene encoding skin secretory protein xP2-like isoform X1 translates to MNLLGYSAFCALLLLANAEEKSSDSTAKSAESQTKEKRGLDLGYGGGNDYGGGDFGGGGDYGGHAYWSPPSWTYGGYSGGGDYGHHEHKTVTIVKNVAVPYPVTKEVPVPVQKTVHVPVKVHVPQPYPVEKKVHYPVKVPVKVTVPIHKPVPVEKTVPYPVKVHVDRPYPVKVLVPQPYPVEKTVAVPYKVLVPQPYPVEKEVPYPVKVPVHIPKPYPVEKIVPYPVKVHIDRPYPVHIPQPVPVHVEKKIPYPVFKPVPVPVKVPVDRPIPYPVEKPQPYPVKVPVPAPYPVEKHVPYPVEKPVPYPVKIPIFNPVPYTIEKKVPHVVEKPVPVPVKVPVPVPVKEHHHEEISSGQDYGGHESGYDLGGGDYGGGDFGGNEHGYH, encoded by the exons atGAATCTCCTG GGTTATTCAGCGTTCTGCGCACTTCTATTGTTGGCGAACGCTGAAGAAAAATCATCCGACTCAACCGCGAAATCAGCAGAATCTCAAACCAAGGAAAAGCGCGGTTTAGATCTGGGATACGGCGGCGGAAACGATTACGGAGGCGGTGATTTTGGCGGCGGTGGAGATTATGGTGGACACG CTTACTGGTCTCCACCAAGTTGGACGTATGGTGGATATTCAG GTGGTGGAGATTATGGTCACCATGAACACAAAACCGTTACAATTGTCAAAAATGTGGCAGTACCGTACCCGGTGACTAAGGAAGTTCCAGTGCCAGTACAGAAAACTGTACACGTGCCAGTTAAAGTACACGTTCCTCAGCCCTACCCAGTCGAGAAGAAG GTACACTACCCCGTTAAAGTACCAGTAAAAGTAACAGTACCTATCCATAAGCCTGTGCCCGTCGAAAAAACCGTACCGTACCCAGTCAAGGTGCACGTGGACCGACCATATCCAGTCAAAGTGTTAGTTCCACAACCTTATCCAGTAGAAAAAACCGTGGCGGTACCATACAAAGTACTAGTACCTCAACCTTATCCGGTAGAAAAAGAAGTACCATATCCGGTGAAGGTACCGGTTCACATCCCCAAACCATACCCAGTAGAAAAGATCGTTCCGTATCCGGTGAAAGTACACATCGACAGACCTTATCCCGTACACATTCCTCAACCAGTACCGGTTCACGTCGAAAAGAAAATACCTTATCCAGTTTTTAAACCAGTTCCCGTACCAGTGAAAGTACCAGTAGACAGACCGATCCCCTACCCCGTTGAAAAACCACAACCTTATCCAGTCAAAGTACCAGTACCGGCACCGTACCCCGTAGAAAAACACGTTCCATACCCGGTGGAAAAACCAGTACCGTACCCGGTTAAAATCCCGATATTCAATCCGGTACCGTACACCATCGAAAAGAAAGTACCTCACGTTGTCGAAAAACCGGTACCGGTTCCTGTTAAGGTTCCCGTTCCAGTTCCGGTGAAAGAGCATCACCATGAGGAAATAAGCAGTGGACAAGATTATGGCGGTCACGAATCCGGTTATGATTTGGGCGGCGGGGATTATGGCGGCGGCGATTTCGGCGGAAACGAACACGGCTACCATTag
- the LOC130901957 gene encoding skin secretory protein xP2-like isoform X2, with the protein MNLLGYSAFCALLLLANAEEKSSDSTAKSAESQTKEKRGLDLGYGGGNDYGGGDFGGGGDYGGHGGGDYGHHEHKTVTIVKNVAVPYPVTKEVPVPVQKTVHVPVKVHVPQPYPVEKKVHYPVKVPVKVTVPIHKPVPVEKTVPYPVKVHVDRPYPVKVLVPQPYPVEKTVAVPYKVLVPQPYPVEKEVPYPVKVPVHIPKPYPVEKIVPYPVKVHIDRPYPVHIPQPVPVHVEKKIPYPVFKPVPVPVKVPVDRPIPYPVEKPQPYPVKVPVPAPYPVEKHVPYPVEKPVPYPVKIPIFNPVPYTIEKKVPHVVEKPVPVPVKVPVPVPVKEHHHEEISSGQDYGGHESGYDLGGGDYGGGDFGGNEHGYH; encoded by the exons atGAATCTCCTG GGTTATTCAGCGTTCTGCGCACTTCTATTGTTGGCGAACGCTGAAGAAAAATCATCCGACTCAACCGCGAAATCAGCAGAATCTCAAACCAAGGAAAAGCGCGGTTTAGATCTGGGATACGGCGGCGGAAACGATTACGGAGGCGGTGATTTTGGCGGCGGTGGAGATTATGGTGGACACG GTGGTGGAGATTATGGTCACCATGAACACAAAACCGTTACAATTGTCAAAAATGTGGCAGTACCGTACCCGGTGACTAAGGAAGTTCCAGTGCCAGTACAGAAAACTGTACACGTGCCAGTTAAAGTACACGTTCCTCAGCCCTACCCAGTCGAGAAGAAG GTACACTACCCCGTTAAAGTACCAGTAAAAGTAACAGTACCTATCCATAAGCCTGTGCCCGTCGAAAAAACCGTACCGTACCCAGTCAAGGTGCACGTGGACCGACCATATCCAGTCAAAGTGTTAGTTCCACAACCTTATCCAGTAGAAAAAACCGTGGCGGTACCATACAAAGTACTAGTACCTCAACCTTATCCGGTAGAAAAAGAAGTACCATATCCGGTGAAGGTACCGGTTCACATCCCCAAACCATACCCAGTAGAAAAGATCGTTCCGTATCCGGTGAAAGTACACATCGACAGACCTTATCCCGTACACATTCCTCAACCAGTACCGGTTCACGTCGAAAAGAAAATACCTTATCCAGTTTTTAAACCAGTTCCCGTACCAGTGAAAGTACCAGTAGACAGACCGATCCCCTACCCCGTTGAAAAACCACAACCTTATCCAGTCAAAGTACCAGTACCGGCACCGTACCCCGTAGAAAAACACGTTCCATACCCGGTGGAAAAACCAGTACCGTACCCGGTTAAAATCCCGATATTCAATCCGGTACCGTACACCATCGAAAAGAAAGTACCTCACGTTGTCGAAAAACCGGTACCGGTTCCTGTTAAGGTTCCCGTTCCAGTTCCGGTGAAAGAGCATCACCATGAGGAAATAAGCAGTGGACAAGATTATGGCGGTCACGAATCCGGTTATGATTTGGGCGGCGGGGATTATGGCGGCGGCGATTTCGGCGGAAACGAACACGGCTACCATTag
- the LOC130901958 gene encoding uncharacterized protein LOC130901958 — translation MRILLSLSILVLVAAAVIAEPKEKKSVQVDDKKQTKRGLLSLGYGYGGDFDNGYHVGEGGYGLEGGYPVGFGGIDLGHSAAVEKTITVYKGVPLPYPVEKHIPYPVTKHVPYPVKVLVPQPYPVEKHVPYPVKVHVKVPYPVPQPYPVEKLVHVPVKVPVDRPYPVKVLVPQPYPVDKYIHVPVKVPVPQPYPVEKPVPVPVKVPVHVPQPYPVYKQVPVPVKVPVDRPYPVHVPQPYPVHVVKNVPVPVEKPVPYPVKVPVDRPYPVTVEKPYPVAVKVPYPAPYPVEKPVPYPVERPVPYPVKVAVDRPVPVHIEKPVPVPVEKPVPVPVKVPYAVPVETQHGYSHGSYSDSYEGGWGDYGHK, via the exons ATGAGAATACTG ttatcGCTGTCGATCTTAGTCCTTGTGGCGGCGGCAGTAATTGCTGAGCCCAAGGAGAAGAAATCAGTACAAGTTGATGATAAAAAGCAAACGAAACGTGGACTACTCAGTTTGGGATACGGATACGGAGGAGATTTCGATAATGGATATCACGTAGGCGAAGGAGGATACGGTCTCGAAGGTGGTTACCCCGTAGGATTCGGCGGTATTGATTTAGGACATTCGGCGGCTGTAGAAAAAACTATAACCGTATATAAAGGTGTTCCGTTACCGTATCCCGTAGAAAAACATATCCCATACCCGGTTACGAAACACGTACCCTACCCCGTAAAAGTTCTAGTCCCACAACCTTACCCCGTAGAAAAACACGTACCCTACCCTGTAAAAGTACACGTTAAAGTACCATATCCCGTACCTCAACCCTATCCCGTTGAAAAACTCGTCCACGTACCCGTTAAAGTACCAGTCGATAGACCGTATCCCGTAAAAGTTTTAGTACCTCAACCGTACCCTGTAGATAAATACATCCATGTACCAGTCAAAGTACCAGTTCCCCAGCCTTACCCAGTAGAAAAACCCGTACCGGTGCCGGTTAAAGTCCCAGTTCACGTACCACAACCTTACCCAGTTTACAAACAAGTACCAGTACCTGTTAAAGTACCCGTAGATCGTCCGTACCCAGTCCACGTACCTCAACCTTACCCAGTACACGTAGTCAAAAACGTACCAGTACCAGTAGAAAAACCAGTACCTTACCCAGTTAAAGTACCAGTCGATAGACCTTATCCCGTAACTGTAGAAAAACCGTACCCTGTGGCGGTTAAAGTACCATACCCAGCTCCGTATCCAGTAGAAAAACCAGTACCGTATCCAGTAGAAAGACCTGTACCTTATCCCGTTAAAGTTGCCGTTGATAGACCAGTACCGGTACATATCGAAAAACCAGTACCGGTTCCGGTGGAAAAACCTGTACCAGTACCTGTTAAAGTACCATACGCAGTTCCGGTAGAAACCCAGCACGGATACAGCCACGGAAGTTACTCAGACAGCTACGAAGGCGGTTGGGGAGATTACGGGCACAAATAA